The following nucleotide sequence is from Pseudomonas sp. RC10.
AACCTGTTCAACCGTCAGCGCCAAGCCAGTGCCGAGGGTATCGACGGTGCTGAATCGTTGGCATTGCTGTCACCGCTGGAGCGCCTCCGTCAACGCACGAAGAGCGACGAGGCGGGTTTGTTCTCTGCCGAGCAGGACGCCTGTGCGGCGGCCCTCACGCTGGCGCGTCGCTGGGGAGAGCTGCACCGACGGGGCGAGTGCGGCATCGTGGTCGCCAGTGGTGGACGGTTTGATCGGCTGATCGAATCGATGACCGCTGACGTCAGTCGCGTCCCTTTCAACGATCTGTCTGCGATGGAAGCGGCCGTGGATTCACGAACGGTCGCGATCATCCTGGAGCCGATTCAGGGTTCATCCGTCGTGACACCTGCTTCGCAAGTTTACCTGCAAGGTGTGGAAAGACTCTGTCGTGCGCTGAATATTCTGCTGATTCTCAACGAGGCGCGTGGCCCGATTGGGCAGCACGGCGGTGTGTTGTGCGAAGACAGCTACGGTGTGCGCGCCGACATCGTCGTGCTGGGCGACCACTCGAATCGGTGTCCGCGCAGTCCAGCGTTATTGGTTCGTGGCCAGGCCTGCGCCGGTCGGATCGACCAATTGCCGGGCTTCGTGCCAGAGCCGGTGTCGAGCCTTTCGGCGCGACGCCCGCCCGTCATAACCCCCCCACTGACGACCGTGTTCGACGGCCTGATGGCCTGAGCCTAAAACTACCGTCTGGCGTTCCGTACGCTTCGCCCTGCACCAGAAGCACTGGGTGCGGGGCGTTTTTTTGCAGCGGGTAGTGGCTCGATGATATGGGCCGTGGAACCCCTGACTCAACGCAGAGTCGATTAGCTGTGTGGCCTTGTCAGGCCATCCTCTTAATCTGGAGCATCACCCATGGACATCATTCGCATCATCATCGCCATCCTGCTGCCACCCCTGGGCGTGTTCCTGCAAGTCGGCTTTGCCGGCGCTTTCTGGCTCAACATTTTGCTGACGCTGCTGGGATACTTCCCCGGCATCATTCACGCCGTTTACATCATCGCCAGCCGGAAGTAAGCCCTGCACAGGTATTGCGATGTACGCCGTAATACCTGTGGGAGCCGGCTTGCTGGCGAAAGCGGTGTCTCAGTCGCCCTCGGCGTCACAGACAGATCGCCTTCGCCAGCAAGCCGGCTCCCACAAAAAGTCAGCGTTGCCCGCCAGAAAGCGAGCGCATCACCCCTCCATTACCTTCCGATAAAACGCCCATTCGGTTTCCAGCGCGTGGGCTTGGTTGCTGGCTTTGCGGAAGCCGTGGCGCTCGTCCGGGTAGAAATGCCCTTCAGCGGGGATGCCTTTTTCCAACAGGGCGTTGAGCATGTCGCGTGTCTGGGCGGGAACAACCACGGCATCAAGTTCGCCTTGGAAGAAGATCACCGGCACCTTGATCTGGTCAGCATGTAACAACGGCGTCCGTTCTTTGTAACGGACCATGTCGATGTCCGGATCGCCGATCAGCCAGTCCAGATAATCCGCTTCAAACTTATGCGTCGCCTCGGCGAGCGCGAGGGGATCGCTGACGCCGTAAAGACTCGCGCCTGCGCGGAACACGTTCTTGAACGCCAGTGCACAGAGGGTCGTGTAGCCGCCCGCGCTGCCTCCGCGAATGAACGCGTTATTCGGATCTATCAACCCCTGATTGCCCAGGTATTCGACCACCGCGCAGGCATCCTCCACATCGACCACGCCCCATTCCAGAAACAGCGCCTGCCGATAGGCGCGGCCATAGCCGGTGCTACCTCTGTAGTTAAGGTCGGCGACCGCGAAGCCGCGCTGCGTCCAGTATTGAATGCGCGGGTCTAGCACCGGGTAGCAGGCTGACGTCGGCCCGCCGTGGATGAACACCACCAACGGCGGCTTCGTTTCGCCGTTCATGGCCGGGTAGAAGTAGCCGTGTGCTTCCTCGCCACCACTCGGATAGCGCAAGGTTTGCGGACGGCTGATGCGCTCGATTGGAAGCGGCGCGACGCCACCGGCCAGCACCTGAACGCTTTTGTCCGAGCGGCTGATTGCTACGACGGCAGAGGGACAGATCGCCGATGCCGCGATGCAATAGATGTACTCATCGTCCATCGCCAAGCTGCGAAAGCGGCTGTAGTCGCTGCCGAATAGGCTCACCGTATTGTCAGCCGAGCGGATGCCCAACACGCCCATGCCGTCTTCCGACCATGTGGCCAGGTACGCACCGTCATTTAACGGCAGCCAGCTTGAACCGCCCAATTGCCAAGGCGCGGGCGCGTGATCAGCGTTGGCTGCCGGCAAGGCTTCAAACCCTTCCAGCGTCTCGACCCACGGTTGCCAGAACCCGGCGCGGTCTGTCAGGCAATACAAGCGGCCTTGAGCATCGAAGCGCGGTTGTTGCAGGGCTTCAAGCCCCAATCCGCCCGCCAGACAATGGGCCCGACCCCATGTGGCATCCGCTTGGCGCTCAACGCTCAGCAGCCGGGTCGAGGTCCACGGCTGATGCGGGCGCCACCATTCGATCCACACCAGCCGGTTGCCATCCGGGCTCAGCGTCGGTGATGCGTAGAAATCGGCACCTTCGGCCAAGACTTCGCGCCGGCCATCGATCAGGTCAATCGCTACCAACCGGTGAACGTCTTTTTCCTCCTCGACCGCCAGAATTTGCCCACGAGCGAATCGGACATCGCCGTAGTGCTTGTCACCTTGGGTCAGGGGTAGCGGGGTGCTGGAGTCGAAAGGTTGAACGTAGATCTGCTGATCTGCCTCGTTGACGAACGCCACTGCGTCGTCGGTGAGGCAGAACGATCCGCCGCCGTATTCGTAGACCCGACTGCGAACGCTGAAGCCGTCCGGGGTCAGGCAGGTAGTGGCGCCTTTGCTCCAGCGCCAAATGCGCGAAGCCGCGTCCTGCGGGCGAAATTCATTCCAGAAAAGGCCGGCGGGACTGACGCTCAGTTCAGCGAAATCGATGCCTGCCGCCACAGCCTGGGCGGCAGAGAACAGGTCAGGATTTTGCGATGAGGCGTGAGTTTCGTTCATTGCGGAAAGCCAGTTGCTCAATGGTCTGGCTAGCATACTCGGCTTCATCGCGCGCTTGGGTGATCAGGCTGTGTTGCGGCGATTTGCTGCATACCGGGTCGGCGTTGCTGGCGTCACCCGTGAGCATGAAGGCCTGACAGCGACATCCGCCAAAGTCCTTCTCTTTCTCGTCACACGACCTACACGGCTCGGGCATCCATTCGTACCCGCGAAAGCGATTGAAGCCGAAGGATTCGTACCAGATGTGCTGCATCGTGTGATCGCGCACATTCGGAAACTGGATCGGCATCTGCCGTGCGCCGTGGCAGGGCAGGGCGGTGCCGTCTGGCGTGACGGTCAGGAACAGATTGCCCCAGCCATTCATGCAGGCTTTCGGGCGCTCTTCGTAATAATCGGGCGTGACGAAGATCAGCTTGACCGGGTGATTCTCGGCGGCGAGTTTCACGCGGTATTCGTTGGTGATGCGTTCCGCGCGCACCAATTGATCCTTGGTCGGCAGCAGGCCTACCCGGTTCAGTTGCGCCCAGCCGTAGAACTGGCAGGTGGCCAACTCGACGAAGTCCGCTTCCAGTGCCACACACAGCTCGATGATCTTGTCGATTTTATCGATGTTGTGCCGGTGGGTGACGAAGTTCAGCACCATCGGATAACCGTGCTTTTTCACCGCCCGGGCCATCTCCAGCTTCTGCGCGAAGGCTTTTTTCGACCCCGCGAGCATGTTGTTCACTTGCTCGTCGCTGGCCTGGAAGCTGATCTGGATGTGATCCAGACCCGCTTCTTTGAAGTCGATAATTTTTTGCTCGGTCAGGCCGATGCCAGAGGTAATCAGGTTGGTGTAGAAGCCCAGTCGACGGGCCTCGGCGATCAGCTCAGCGAGGTCTTGGCGCACCAACGGCTCGCCACCGGAAAACCCGATCTGCGCCGCGCCCATCTGCCGCGCTTCGGCCATCACCTTGAACCACTGCTCAGTCGTCAGTTCCTGCCCCTGCTTGGCAAAATCCAGCGGGTTGGAGCAATACGGGCATTGCAGCGGGCAACGGTAAGTCAGCTCGGCGAGCAGCCACAACGGCAGCCCGACCGGAGGCGTAGGCGGAATATGCACCTTGGATTCAGCTGTCGTTGGCTCAGCCAAGTTCGATCCAGTGTTCGGCACGGGCGACCTCCATGAATTGCTCGACGTCAGTGCCAAGCTCGGGAACGCCAGGGAATTTTTCGTCGAGCAGCGCGATGATCGCGCCGACGCTGCGTTGACCGTCGATCAAGCCGCCGATCTCGCTGGCGCTCTCATTCAGCTTGATCATGCCTTCCGGGTAGAGCAGAACATGGCCATTCTGCGCAGGCTCGAACTGGAAGCGATAACCCCGACGCCAGCTCGGCACCTGTTCACGATTGAAGCTCATAGCGCGATTCCTTTATGCCAGACGCGTTGGTCAGTGACGCTGTGGTAAGGCGGGCGGTTCAGCTCGTAGGCCATGGTCATGGCGTCCAGCATGCTCCACAAAATGTCGAGTTTGAACTGGAGGATTTCCAGCATGCGCTGCTGGCCTTCCCAGGTCGTGTAGTGCTGAAGCGTGATCGCCAGACCATGCTCGACGTCGCGACGGGCTTGGCCCAGACGGGTGCGGAAATATTCATAGCCCGCGGGATCGATCCACGGATAGTGCTGCGGCCAACTGTCGAGGCGCGATTGGTGAATCTGCGGCGCGAACAGTTCGGTCAGCGAGCTGCTGGCGGCTTCCTGCCAGTTGGCGCGGCGCGCGAAATTCACATAGGCGTCGACGGCGAATCGTACGCCCGGGAGCACCAATTCTTGCGAACGCAGTTGGTCAGGGTCCAAACCCACGGCTTGACCCAAACGCAGCCATGCCTCGATGCCGCCGTCTTCGCCCGGGGCGCCGTCGTGATCGAGCAGGCGCTGAATCCATTCGCGACGGATCTCGCGGTCCGGGCAGTTGGCCAGAATTGCGGCGTCTTTCAGAGGAATGTTCACCTGGTAGTAAAAGCGATTGGCGACCCAGCCCTGAATCTGCTCACGGGTGGCGCGGCCTTCGTACATCGCGACGTGGAACGGGTGATAGATGTGGTAATACGCGCCCTTGGCGCGAAGGGCCTGTTCGAATGCGGCGGGGGACAGTGGCGTTTGCTCACTCATGTCGTCAGTCATCCTCAAGAATAGTGGCAGATCCCACAGGTGGACCTGCGTTTTCCTACAACTCGATGCTCATGCCATCGAACGCGACTTCAACCTCGCGGCGGGCCAGTTCGGCGCGCTCGGGGGAGTCTTCGTCGAGGATCGGGTTGGTGTTGTTGATGTGAATAAGCACCTTGCGCTGCCGTGGCAGTTTTTCCAGCACTTCCAGCATGCCGCCGGGGCCATTCTGCGCCAGGTGGCCCATCTCTGTGCCGGTGCGCGTGCCCACGCCGCGACGCTTCATCTCGTCGTCGTCCCACATCGTGCCGTCGACCAACAGACAGTCGGCGCCGCTCATTTTCTCCATGAGGGCGTTGTCCACTTTGCCCAGGCCCGGTGCGTAGAACAGCTTGCCGCCGGTGCGCGTGTCTTCGACCATCAGCCCGATGTTATCGCCCGGGTGTGGGTCGAATCGGTGAGGCGAGTAGGGCGGAGCTGCGCTGCGTAGAGGAAACGGCGTAAAGCGCAGGTTCGGGCAGGCCGGAATCACGAAGCTGCCTTCCAGTTCGATGCGGTTCCAGACCAGTCCACCGTTCCAGTGTTTGAGCATATTGAACAGCGGAAAGCCCGTGCTCAGGTCTTCGTGGACCATGTCCGTGCACCAGACCTGATGCGGGCAGCCTTCGCGCAGGCTCAGCAGGCCGGTGGTGTGATCGATCTGACTGTCCATCAGGATGATCGCGCTGATGCCGGTGTCGCGCAGGCCGCGATTGGGTTGCATCGGCGCGAAGCCTTGCAGCTGTGCGCGGATATCCGGAGACGCATTGCACAAAACCCAATTCACGCCGTCATCTGACAAAGCGATGGACGACTGGGTGCGAGCCTGTGCTCGCAAGCTGCCGTCGCGAAAGCCTGCGCAATTGGCGCAGTTGCAGTTCCACTGAGGAAAACCGCCGCCCGCCGCCGAGCCGAGAATCTGGATGTGCATGAGTGCTCCCTACCAAGTGAGGCCGCGAGGCCCGAGACGTGCGTGAACGCCGCGTCTGAAAGTCTTGAATCCTGTAACAAAAAAGCCCCGGCGAACCGAGGCTTTTCATCGCGCAACAATCAGCGGCTTGCGAAGTACATGGTGACTTCAAAGCCGATACGCAGATCGGTGTAAGCAGGTTTAGTCCACGACATAGGGAACTCCTTCCGGGTGAGTGCAGCGGTGGGTGGGTACATCTTTAGTACACCTGCAAGAGGAGACGTTCAAATGCTTAGGCAGCTATGTTACTAAAAATATCAGCTCTCCAATGATGAAAGTTTGGATAAAGCTTTTTGCATATCAGGCAATGATCGTACGGCGGAGAGTGGCTATCCGTGCGGGTTGGCGCGATTTGACAGCTTGAATACCGGGGTTTGAGACAGCGCTACCCGATTTGCGGCTTCAATCAGGCCCTCGTGACGAAGATGTGCAAATGAATGTTGCAGACGAGCGGCATAGTCGGTGCCATGTCCGGCCAGATGAGCCTGCCACAGCATCTCGGCTGATTGTTGAGGGTCCATGCCGGTTGGATCGAGTTGAGCTTGAAGGGCAGTCAGTTGTGCTGGCAGGTCAGCGTGTTCGATCCGCGCGGGCAGGTTTTTCATGAATTCTTCGATGTGCTCGACCAACTCACCGACGTTGGCGCTGGGGGATTGCACGCCGAACAGCATCCCGCCTCGCCCGGCAATCTGTCGGAAACCGCTGAATACCGCGTAGCCCAATTGCAACTCGACACGCAGACGCTGGTAGAACGGCCCCTGCACCAGATGAGAGAGAAATCGCCAGCTCGCCTCGTCTTCGATACTGTTCGTGGGCGTCGGATAGAACATCAGCACAGCATCTTCGGACGATTCCGACGGCTCGATTTGCCAGCGTTGATCGGGCATCTGCGCGGCGGTTTGCGTCGCCAGGGTTTTCGGAGCACTTGGGATGCGCGTCATCGCGTGGGCCAACGCGCGTTGGCCATTCTGCTGGAATCCGAAGGCTAACCCTTCCCATCGTGCCTGGGACCAGACGCCTTGCAGGTCGCGTGATTCGCCAGCAATGGGGCTGTTCAGAAAATGATCAGGCAAGGTCTTGAGCAACTGGCGGATCGGGATCGGCGTCGGCTCATGGGCTGGCAACCCGTAACGGGAGAGGGTTTCTTCAGACGGTTCGCCGAGGTGTGTCAGCGCTTGCTCCAGGA
It contains:
- a CDS encoding aminotransferase class III-fold pyridoxal phosphate-dependent enzyme, which codes for MNLFNRQRQASAEGIDGAESLALLSPLERLRQRTKSDEAGLFSAEQDACAAALTLARRWGELHRRGECGIVVASGGRFDRLIESMTADVSRVPFNDLSAMEAAVDSRTVAIILEPIQGSSVVTPASQVYLQGVERLCRALNILLILNEARGPIGQHGGVLCEDSYGVRADIVVLGDHSNRCPRSPALLVRGQACAGRIDQLPGFVPEPVSSLSARRPPVITPPLTTVFDGLMA
- a CDS encoding YqaE/Pmp3 family membrane protein — encoded protein: MDIIRIIIAILLPPLGVFLQVGFAGAFWLNILLTLLGYFPGIIHAVYIIASRK
- a CDS encoding S9 family peptidase, which translates into the protein MNETHASSQNPDLFSAAQAVAAGIDFAELSVSPAGLFWNEFRPQDAASRIWRWSKGATTCLTPDGFSVRSRVYEYGGGSFCLTDDAVAFVNEADQQIYVQPFDSSTPLPLTQGDKHYGDVRFARGQILAVEEEKDVHRLVAIDLIDGRREVLAEGADFYASPTLSPDGNRLVWIEWWRPHQPWTSTRLLSVERQADATWGRAHCLAGGLGLEALQQPRFDAQGRLYCLTDRAGFWQPWVETLEGFEALPAANADHAPAPWQLGGSSWLPLNDGAYLATWSEDGMGVLGIRSADNTVSLFGSDYSRFRSLAMDDEYIYCIAASAICPSAVVAISRSDKSVQVLAGGVAPLPIERISRPQTLRYPSGGEEAHGYFYPAMNGETKPPLVVFIHGGPTSACYPVLDPRIQYWTQRGFAVADLNYRGSTGYGRAYRQALFLEWGVVDVEDACAVVEYLGNQGLIDPNNAFIRGGSAGGYTTLCALAFKNVFRAGASLYGVSDPLALAEATHKFEADYLDWLIGDPDIDMVRYKERTPLLHADQIKVPVIFFQGELDAVVVPAQTRDMLNALLEKGIPAEGHFYPDERHGFRKASNQAHALETEWAFYRKVMEG
- the pqqE gene encoding pyrroloquinoline quinone biosynthesis protein PqqE, whose amino-acid sequence is MPNTGSNLAEPTTAESKVHIPPTPPVGLPLWLLAELTYRCPLQCPYCSNPLDFAKQGQELTTEQWFKVMAEARQMGAAQIGFSGGEPLVRQDLAELIAEARRLGFYTNLITSGIGLTEQKIIDFKEAGLDHIQISFQASDEQVNNMLAGSKKAFAQKLEMARAVKKHGYPMVLNFVTHRHNIDKIDKIIELCVALEADFVELATCQFYGWAQLNRVGLLPTKDQLVRAERITNEYRVKLAAENHPVKLIFVTPDYYEERPKACMNGWGNLFLTVTPDGTALPCHGARQMPIQFPNVRDHTMQHIWYESFGFNRFRGYEWMPEPCRSCDEKEKDFGGCRCQAFMLTGDASNADPVCSKSPQHSLITQARDEAEYASQTIEQLAFRNERNSRLIAKS
- the pqqD gene encoding pyrroloquinoline quinone biosynthesis peptide chaperone PqqD, yielding MSFNREQVPSWRRGYRFQFEPAQNGHVLLYPEGMIKLNESASEIGGLIDGQRSVGAIIALLDEKFPGVPELGTDVEQFMEVARAEHWIELG
- the pqqC gene encoding pyrroloquinoline-quinone synthase PqqC, which encodes MSEQTPLSPAAFEQALRAKGAYYHIYHPFHVAMYEGRATREQIQGWVANRFYYQVNIPLKDAAILANCPDREIRREWIQRLLDHDGAPGEDGGIEAWLRLGQAVGLDPDQLRSQELVLPGVRFAVDAYVNFARRANWQEAASSSLTELFAPQIHQSRLDSWPQHYPWIDPAGYEYFRTRLGQARRDVEHGLAITLQHYTTWEGQQRMLEILQFKLDILWSMLDAMTMAYELNRPPYHSVTDQRVWHKGIAL
- the pqqB gene encoding pyrroloquinoline quinone biosynthesis protein PqqB; this translates as MHIQILGSAAGGGFPQWNCNCANCAGFRDGSLRAQARTQSSIALSDDGVNWVLCNASPDIRAQLQGFAPMQPNRGLRDTGISAIILMDSQIDHTTGLLSLREGCPHQVWCTDMVHEDLSTGFPLFNMLKHWNGGLVWNRIELEGSFVIPACPNLRFTPFPLRSAAPPYSPHRFDPHPGDNIGLMVEDTRTGGKLFYAPGLGKVDNALMEKMSGADCLLVDGTMWDDDEMKRRGVGTRTGTEMGHLAQNGPGGMLEVLEKLPRQRKVLIHINNTNPILDEDSPERAELARREVEVAFDGMSIEL
- the pqqA gene encoding pyrroloquinoline quinone precursor peptide PqqA, whose protein sequence is MSWTKPAYTDLRIGFEVTMYFASR